One window of the Zymoseptoria tritici IPO323 chromosome 12, whole genome shotgun sequence genome contains the following:
- a CDS encoding uncharacterized protein (probable Serine carboxypeptidase, peptidase S10 conserved domain found), with amino-acid sequence MARFYPPSSRRRRAWPSLLTVFSLFTTTWLSLADAAATKSAADYYVHDLPGAPPEPRLDMFAGHIEVVPEHHGHLFFWLFKNRHIANRQRTVIWFNGGPGCSSMDGALMENGPYRVNENGTLRFTDGGWDEFANVVYVDQPVGTGFSYIDTDSYVHEMPAVKKEMITFLTRFFEIFPEMEHDDIYLAGESYAGQWIPNIAQAIVERNKANSARPWNLAGLMIGNGWISGPEQYISYIPFAYEVGLIRSGDEVDKLAREQEKTCLAELQKDKDNKLIDIHACEQIMQTIMANTRHDGDCVNMYDTRLRDSFPSCGMNWPPDLAYVKPYLRRDDVLSALHIDRDKNTGWVECNDGVGRAFTARNSEPSVHLLPELLEHMRIVLFSGDKDMICNHIGTENVINNLKWNGAVGMEISTGMTAPKQEWTFEGDSAGSYQTARNLTYLRFYNASHMVPFDYPRRTRDMLDRFMGVDIASIGGKPTDSRIDGAKNIEVSVGGHPNSTAAQEKEADRLQQASWAAYRRSGEVALVIVLIAAACWSYVIVRERRKRKGYTGVLGLEPFDEHGRSMSDGLGLNGSARKARRDVEAARAYDEAELDDLSPAGRKERGADDGDEFGLADSEDEDEDDRRAHGRANGRS; translated from the exons ATGGCTCGCTTCTACCCACCGTCCTCGAGACGGCGACGAGCATGGCCATCTCTTCTCACAGTCTTCAGCCTTTTCACTACGACATGGCTGTCACTCGCGGACGCAGCGGCGACCAAATCCGCCGCCGATTACTATGTACACGACCTACCTGGCGCACCCCCGGAACCACGATTGGACATGTTCGCGGGCCACATCGAGGTCGTGCCGGAACATCATGGACACCTTTTCTTTTGGTTGTTCAAGAACCGGCATATTGCGAATCGACAGCGAACGGTCATATGGTTCAACGGAGGGCCGGGATGTAGTAGCATGGATGGAGCATTGATGGAGAATGGACCATATCGAGTGAACGAGAACGGAACGTTGCGATTTACAGACGGCGGCTGGGACGAGTTTGCAAATGTTGTATATGTGGACCAACCAGTGGGCACGGGGTTCAGCTATATCGACACCGATTCTTATGTCCATGAGATGCCGGCCgtcaagaaggagatgatTACATTCTTGACCAGGTTCTTTGAGATCTTTCCCGAAATGGAGCACGACGAT ATATACCTCGCCGGTGAGTCGTATGCTGGCCAGTGGATCCCGAATATCGCTCAGGCGATCGTCGAACGCAACAAGGCCAACTCAGCACGTCCCTGGAACCTCGCTGGTCTGATGATTGGTAATGGGTGGATATCCGGGCCGGAGCAATACATCTCATACATCCCATTCGCATACGAAGTCGGTCTCATACGCTCTGGCGACGAGGTTGACAAACTCGCCCGCGAGCAGGAAAAGACATGTCTCGCGGAGCTCCAGAAAGACAAGGACAACAAACTTATCGATATCCATGCCTGCGAACAGATCATGCAAACTATCATGGCAAACACCCGGCACGATGGTGATTGTGTCAACATGTACGATACGCGCCTGCGCGATTCATTCCCTTCATGTGGAATGAATTGGCCTCCGGACCTGGCATACGTCAAGCCCTACCTACGGCGTGACGATGTGCTTAGTGCGCTTCACATTGACCGGGACAAGAATACTGGCTGGGTAGAATGTAATGACGGAGTTGGCCGTGCCTTTACTGCACGCAACTCCGAGCCGAGCGTTCATCTCCTACCGGAGCTCCTCGAACACATGCGCATCGTGCTCTTCAGCGGCGATAAGGACATGATCTGTAATCATATCGGAACCGAGAATGTCATCAACAATCTCAAATGGAACGGCGCCGTGGGCATGGAGATATCTACGGGCATGACTGCTCCAAAGCAAGAATGGACGTTCGAGGGAGACTCAGCGGGCAGCTATCAGACCGCACGCAACCTCACGTATCTCCGCTTCTACAACGCGAGCCACATGGTCCCGTTCGACTACCCGCGTCGCACTCGAGATATGCTGGACCGTTTCATGGGCGTCGACATTGCTTCCATTGGCGGCAAGCCCACTGACTCTCGCATTGATGGCGCGAAGAACATCGAGGTCAGCGTCGGAGGACACCCGAACAGCACCGCTGCTCAAGAGAAAGAGGCCGACCGTCTGCAACAGGCATCGTGGGCGGCGTACCGACGCTCCGGCGAGGTGGCGTTGGTGATTGTGCTAATCGCTGCAGCGTGCTGGAGTTATGTCATCGTCCGTgaacgaaggaagaggaagggttACACGGGCGTGCTTGGCTTGGAGCCATTCGATGAACATGGAAGAAGCATGAGCGATGGACTGGGATTGAACGGCAGCGCACGGAAAGCGAGGAGGGATGTCGAGGCAGCGAGAGCTTACGACGAGGCGGAGCTGGACGATTTGAGTCCGGcggggaggaaggagagaggtgccgacgacggcgacgagttTGGGCTTGCGGATtcagaggatgaggatgaggatgatcgAAGAGCGCACGGCCGGGCGAACGGACGTAGTTGA